In Syntrophorhabdus sp., the following proteins share a genomic window:
- a CDS encoding acetyl-CoA carboxylase carboxyltransferase subunit beta, which yields MGLFKKRDKEKKPYREINIQKEISRAEKEESLWRKCNSCQELLYRKEVERNRHVCPKCFYHFPISVENRIALTFDRGSFTEFHEKVEPVDFLRFKDTKPYKTRLVETQETAKRFDALMCGSAKIGGIPVLTAIFDFNFMGGSLGSVVGEKITRTLEEGARQKMPVILFCSSGGARMQEGIMSLMQMSKVSGAIYHLKSNGVPYITVLTDPTLGGVSASMGMLGDIIIAEPKAMIGFAGERVIKETIKAKLPPGFQRAEYLLEHGMIDMISSRKELKQTLHTLLSLIT from the coding sequence ATGGGATTATTCAAAAAAAGGGATAAAGAGAAGAAACCCTACCGTGAAATAAATATCCAGAAAGAGATCTCGCGGGCGGAAAAGGAAGAGTCGCTCTGGAGGAAATGTAATTCTTGCCAGGAGCTCCTGTACAGGAAAGAGGTCGAGCGCAATCGCCATGTCTGCCCCAAGTGTTTCTACCATTTCCCCATTTCCGTCGAGAACAGGATAGCGTTGACCTTTGACAGGGGCAGTTTCACCGAGTTCCATGAAAAAGTGGAGCCCGTGGACTTCCTGAGGTTCAAAGACACGAAGCCATACAAGACACGGCTCGTCGAGACACAGGAAACGGCGAAACGGTTCGACGCCCTGATGTGCGGCAGCGCGAAGATAGGCGGCATCCCCGTTCTCACCGCGATCTTCGACTTCAATTTCATGGGTGGCAGCCTGGGGAGTGTTGTGGGAGAAAAGATCACACGGACCCTCGAAGAAGGGGCAAGGCAGAAGATGCCGGTCATCCTCTTTTGCTCCTCCGGCGGTGCCAGGATGCAGGAAGGGATCATGTCGCTCATGCAGATGTCCAAGGTCTCCGGAGCCATCTATCACCTCAAGAGCAATGGGGTTCCCTATATAACGGTTCTCACCGACCCCACCCTTGGCGGTGTCTCGGCCAGCATGGGCATGCTCGGCGACATCATCATCGCCGAACCGAAGGCGATGATCGGTTTCGCGGGGGAAAGGGTGATCAAGGAAACGATCAAGGCCAAGCTGCCCCCGGGTTTTCAGCGGGCGGAATATCTCCTGGAGCATGGAATGATCGATATGATCTCCTCCCGTAAAGAGCTGAAACAGACACTGCACACGCTGCTGTCCCTGATCACATGA
- a CDS encoding bifunctional folylpolyglutamate synthase/dihydrofolate synthase, giving the protein MNDDRYERSLEYLSGLERFGSVFGLENIGRLLGTIGDPHRSLRTVHVAGTNGKGSVATMVSCILKAAGYRVGKYTSPHLVSFTERITVNEEEIAEDEVASLTEYIRDRAHRNGSGPFYTYFDFTTALAFEHFRREKVDMAVVETGLGGRLDSTNVIEPLTTVITNVAFDHMSELGGTIGKIAREKAGIIKKGIPLVTGARGKALGVLADRARELGSPIHVLGKDFLCRKRGDRRFSYRGIGWDCDDIALNLEGDHQLSNAALALCAIESLARAGFRAGEEHVRDALASVKWQGRLETVSERPLVILDGAHNLSGVRALARFLRSRYRDRRKVLVFGVMRDKQYGRMLEAMNGCVDLAILTQPKTERALEAESMKGFAHNPIVTKDTRSALRKARQLAGDRDLILVTGSLYTIGEAKRAVNEIF; this is encoded by the coding sequence ATGAATGATGACCGCTATGAAAGATCGCTGGAATACCTTTCTGGCCTCGAGAGATTCGGCTCCGTTTTCGGACTCGAGAACATAGGCCGGCTTCTCGGCACGATAGGCGACCCTCACAGGTCCTTGAGGACGGTCCACGTGGCGGGGACGAACGGCAAGGGGTCCGTCGCCACGATGGTTTCCTGCATACTCAAGGCGGCGGGTTACCGGGTCGGAAAGTACACGTCGCCCCACCTGGTTTCCTTCACGGAGCGCATCACCGTCAACGAGGAAGAGATCGCGGAGGATGAGGTCGCCTCTCTCACGGAGTACATTCGTGACAGGGCCCATCGGAACGGGTCGGGACCCTTCTATACCTACTTCGACTTCACGACGGCGCTGGCCTTCGAGCACTTCCGGAGGGAGAAGGTAGACATGGCCGTCGTGGAGACGGGCCTCGGCGGAAGACTGGATTCCACGAACGTCATAGAACCGCTGACAACGGTCATTACCAATGTCGCCTTCGACCACATGAGCGAACTGGGAGGGACCATCGGTAAGATCGCCCGCGAAAAAGCGGGGATCATCAAGAAAGGCATTCCCCTTGTAACAGGCGCCCGGGGCAAGGCCCTCGGGGTGCTCGCCGATCGGGCCCGGGAGCTTGGCAGTCCGATCCACGTGCTGGGAAAGGATTTCCTCTGCAGGAAGAGGGGTGACAGGCGCTTCTCCTACCGGGGGATCGGATGGGATTGCGATGATATCGCCCTTAACCTTGAGGGGGACCATCAGCTCTCGAACGCGGCCCTCGCGTTGTGCGCGATCGAATCGCTTGCACGTGCCGGGTTCCGCGCCGGTGAGGAGCATGTGAGAGACGCGCTGGCTTCGGTGAAATGGCAGGGACGGCTGGAGACGGTCAGCGAGCGGCCGCTCGTCATACTCGACGGGGCCCACAACCTTTCCGGCGTGCGCGCGCTGGCGAGGTTTCTCCGCTCCCGCTACCGGGACCGCAGGAAGGTCCTCGTTTTCGGTGTCATGCGTGACAAGCAGTACGGAAGGATGCTCGAGGCCATGAACGGCTGCGTGGACCTTGCCATACTCACGCAGCCGAAAACGGAGCGCGCCCTCGAGGCCGAGAGCATGAAGGGTTTCGCGCACAACCCCATCGTCACGAAAGATACGAGAAGCGCCCTCAGAAAGGCGCGGCAGCTTGCCGGGGACAGGGACCTCATCCTTGTCACGGGTTCACTCTATACGATCGGAGAGGCCAAACGGGCCGTCAATGAGATATTCTAG
- a CDS encoding LPS-assembly protein LptD, with product MRYSRILVIAMVFALFLPLVSRGQQIGVRGGDVKGPVEIIADQVEHDRAANTYTARGNVEVRETTRTLFADYVFLDDNTRDVTAEGNVVYEDLGDRIECEWMQLNLETKKGTLEKARVFIKTGNVYINGSEIEKTGESQYKIKKGKFTTCGWDKPEWTFTSDEVDITVEGYAKTKSTTFHILGVPVFYIPWGVFPVKAERQSGFLIPEMALSSADGAKFKMSYFWAISKDKDATMSAEYIEKRGVNLGTQFRYALREDLKGELEGNIIDDSDYGHTRYQVKAKHQQVFFKDLQLKASIWQVFDNDYLKDFGKSIQERSESQLKSTIFVEKPLPRSLLTGGVTQFRNLLMRDDSTLFQYYPEVTYFTEYIPVFGGKMYLDLNSSLTNFYRDTGGTYTRFAVDPSLKLPYSFNGLNTILSGTLYETGYAVNRSEGTGSNSNYRQTFRLDGDANMQFMRGYNTGWSWLESMQSVVRPNVRYTFIPSTGYKDAPKIDAYDRMNQTNAITYSINHYLYDTSGETGFRREMSFFEVSQTYGISGNLEESELYKGSGSRFSDIDLKFSLSPLDYLSFAHESVFSVYGEGAKTLRNSLTYLIPGVYSAVVAHNYNSGLNNDIFVEMFAAYWLFEGGYNIRYTFMEKDWIDTEYHLRYKPGCWSVVLSLSQTKRPRDTSFKLSFDLTGITSR from the coding sequence ATGAGATATTCTAGGATCCTTGTCATAGCGATGGTTTTCGCCCTTTTTCTGCCCCTTGTATCCCGGGGACAGCAGATCGGTGTCCGTGGCGGCGACGTGAAGGGTCCGGTGGAGATCATCGCCGATCAGGTGGAGCATGACCGGGCGGCGAATACCTACACCGCCCGCGGAAACGTCGAGGTCAGGGAAACGACGCGCACCCTTTTTGCCGATTACGTTTTTCTCGATGACAACACCCGTGACGTCACCGCTGAAGGCAATGTCGTCTACGAAGACCTGGGGGACCGGATCGAATGCGAGTGGATGCAGCTCAACCTCGAGACCAAGAAAGGGACCCTGGAGAAGGCGCGGGTTTTCATAAAGACGGGCAATGTCTATATCAACGGCTCCGAGATCGAGAAGACCGGGGAATCCCAGTACAAGATCAAGAAAGGAAAATTCACCACCTGCGGCTGGGACAAGCCGGAGTGGACGTTCACCTCCGACGAGGTGGACATCACCGTGGAGGGGTACGCGAAGACGAAGTCCACCACCTTCCATATCCTCGGCGTCCCCGTGTTCTATATCCCCTGGGGGGTCTTTCCCGTGAAGGCGGAGAGGCAGTCGGGATTTCTCATACCCGAGATGGCCCTTTCTTCGGCGGATGGGGCCAAGTTCAAGATGTCCTATTTCTGGGCCATCTCGAAGGACAAAGACGCCACGATGTCCGCCGAATACATCGAGAAGAGGGGCGTCAACCTCGGTACCCAGTTCCGGTACGCCTTGAGGGAAGACCTCAAAGGAGAACTGGAAGGGAACATCATCGACGACAGCGATTACGGGCACACGCGATACCAGGTGAAGGCGAAGCACCAGCAGGTCTTCTTCAAGGACCTTCAACTCAAGGCCAGCATATGGCAGGTCTTCGACAACGATTACCTCAAGGATTTCGGAAAGTCCATCCAGGAACGCAGCGAGAGCCAGCTGAAGTCGACGATCTTCGTCGAGAAGCCCCTGCCCCGGTCGCTGCTCACCGGCGGGGTCACCCAGTTCAGGAACCTCCTCATGAGGGACGACAGCACATTGTTCCAGTATTATCCCGAGGTGACCTACTTCACCGAATACATACCGGTGTTCGGCGGGAAGATGTACCTCGACCTCAACAGCTCCCTCACCAATTTCTATCGCGACACGGGAGGAACCTATACGCGCTTTGCCGTCGATCCGTCGTTGAAGCTGCCATACTCTTTCAACGGCCTGAACACGATCCTCAGCGGTACTCTCTACGAGACGGGCTACGCGGTGAACCGCAGCGAGGGCACGGGAAGCAACAGCAACTACCGCCAGACCTTCCGCCTTGACGGCGATGCCAACATGCAGTTCATGCGGGGTTACAATACGGGATGGTCCTGGTTGGAATCGATGCAAAGCGTGGTACGGCCGAATGTCCGGTACACCTTCATCCCCAGCACCGGCTACAAGGACGCGCCCAAGATAGACGCCTACGACAGGATGAACCAGACGAACGCGATCACATATTCGATCAACCACTATCTTTACGATACTTCGGGGGAGACCGGTTTCAGACGGGAGATGTCCTTTTTCGAGGTGTCCCAGACCTATGGCATCTCGGGTAACCTCGAGGAGTCTGAGCTTTACAAGGGTTCGGGATCGCGCTTTTCCGACATCGACCTGAAATTCAGCCTGTCGCCGCTAGACTATCTCAGCTTTGCGCATGAGAGCGTTTTCAGTGTCTACGGGGAAGGGGCGAAAACATTGAGGAACAGCCTTACGTACCTCATCCCCGGGGTGTACAGCGCTGTCGTGGCACACAACTACAATTCGGGGCTCAACAACGATATCTTCGTGGAGATGTTCGCCGCGTACTGGCTTTTTGAAGGGGGCTACAACATCAGGTACACGTTCATGGAAAAGGACTGGATCGACACGGAGTATCACCTGAGATACAAGCCGGGCTGCTGGTCCGTGGTGCTGTCGCTGTCGCAGACCAAGAGGCCGAGGGACACGAGCTTCAAGCTCTCCTTCGACCTCACGGGCATCACGTCCCGGTAG